The Hymenobacter baengnokdamensis genome includes a region encoding these proteins:
- a CDS encoding shikimate kinase encodes MHHLYLIGLPGSGKTTLGSQLAARYGRGFLDLDAEIVARAGRSVPAIFEAEGEDGFRKREAAALRAVAARPEALVVATGGGTPCFHDNLAVLRNSGFLLWLDVPLPELVRRLAASSNRRPLLAAALQPAQTPGAALFAHLQRTLAARERFYGQAHLRLAGVATAAATAAALTQAGFVPGPTQTPDRA; translated from the coding sequence ATGCACCACCTCTACCTCATTGGCTTGCCGGGCTCGGGCAAAACCACGCTGGGCAGCCAGCTGGCGGCCCGCTACGGCCGGGGCTTTCTGGACCTCGATGCTGAGATTGTGGCGCGGGCCGGCCGGTCGGTACCCGCCATCTTTGAGGCCGAAGGCGAGGACGGCTTTCGCAAGCGCGAAGCGGCTGCCCTGCGGGCCGTGGCGGCCCGGCCCGAGGCCCTGGTAGTGGCTACGGGCGGCGGCACGCCCTGCTTTCACGACAATTTAGCGGTGCTGCGCAACAGCGGCTTTTTGCTCTGGCTCGATGTGCCGCTGCCCGAGTTGGTGCGCCGCCTGGCCGCCAGCAGCAACCGCCGGCCACTGCTGGCGGCGGCGCTTCAGCCCGCCCAAACGCCGGGCGCTGCTCTTTTTGCGCACCTACAGCGAACCCTGGCGGCCCGTGAGCGGTTTTACGGCCAGGCGCATCTGCGCCTGGCCGGCGTGGCCACGGCGGCGGCTACTGCGGCGGCGCTAACTCAGGCCGGCTTCGTACCCGGCCCAACTCAAACGCCGGACAGGGCGTAA
- a CDS encoding BT_3928 family protein codes for MKISLPTPMRQVTRLCWALLGILFIFSGLIKLNDPVGTAYKLEEYFEVFAGDVPALGWLFDYLHDASRFLSIALSSLEVILGTALLLRWYLRQTLYALLALLVFFAFLTFYSAAFNKVTDCGCFGDFIKLKPWTSFFKDLLLLVLWAVVFFNQQHLRHSFLRGMPALMAMTFASALAIGIGVRALGHLPYFDFLPYKVGNNIPQLMKPAEAPRYRYTFERGGKTLETEQFPTDSTWKYKSMTVLNPQASTPAITDFVISDPDGNDVTKQVLTGNKLILIVQNTNKADRERFEQFNQLFAAAAKSRKHIDVLTITSTAAGKFDSFRHDVNLATPFYFADATVLKSVIRSNPGLLVLHNGTVVAKYHYHDIPALYQVEKALQ; via the coding sequence ATGAAGATTTCGCTGCCAACGCCGATGCGCCAAGTTACCCGCCTGTGCTGGGCGCTGCTGGGCATTTTGTTTATTTTCTCGGGCCTTATCAAGCTCAACGACCCGGTGGGCACGGCCTACAAGCTCGAAGAATACTTTGAGGTATTCGCCGGCGATGTGCCCGCCCTTGGCTGGCTTTTCGACTACCTGCACGATGCCAGCCGCTTCCTGAGCATAGCCCTCAGCTCGCTCGAAGTGATACTGGGCACGGCGCTGCTGCTGCGCTGGTACCTGCGCCAAACGCTGTATGCGCTGCTGGCCCTGCTCGTGTTTTTTGCGTTTCTGACGTTTTATTCGGCCGCTTTTAATAAGGTAACCGACTGCGGCTGCTTCGGCGATTTTATCAAGCTCAAGCCCTGGACGTCGTTTTTCAAAGACCTGCTGCTGCTGGTGTTGTGGGCAGTGGTATTCTTCAACCAGCAGCACCTGCGCCATTCATTTTTGCGCGGCATGCCGGCCCTCATGGCCATGACTTTTGCCAGCGCCCTGGCTATCGGCATTGGCGTGCGGGCCCTGGGGCACCTGCCGTATTTCGACTTCCTGCCTTATAAAGTTGGCAACAACATTCCGCAGCTCATGAAGCCTGCGGAGGCGCCGCGCTACCGCTACACCTTTGAGCGCGGCGGCAAAACGCTCGAAACCGAGCAGTTTCCAACCGACTCGACCTGGAAGTACAAGAGCATGACGGTGCTCAATCCGCAGGCCTCGACGCCCGCCATTACCGACTTTGTCATCTCCGACCCCGACGGCAACGACGTCACCAAGCAGGTGCTGACCGGCAACAAGCTCATTCTCATTGTACAAAACACCAACAAGGCCGACCGCGAGCGCTTTGAGCAGTTCAACCAGCTGTTTGCCGCCGCGGCCAAATCGCGCAAGCACATCGACGTGCTCACCATCACGAGCACGGCGGCCGGCAAGTTCGATTCCTTCCGGCACGATGTAAACCTGGCCACGCCCTTCTACTTTGCCGATGCCACGGTGCTTAAGTCCGTCATCCGCTCCAACCCCGGCCTGCTGGTGCTGCACAACGGCACCGTTGTAGCTAAATACCATTACCACGATATTCCGGCCCTCTACCAGGTCGAGAAAGCGCTTCAGTAA
- a CDS encoding ABC transporter permease has protein sequence MLSFLLRRLGQGLLVLVGVATTVFFLFNVLPGDPAALLAGQRSDVATKAAISADLGLDQPLPARLLGYLNDASPLGVHRRDSAGVARYGGVALLPLGRQRALVLKWPYLRRSFQSNQDVLSLLLNRFPGTLWLAVAAMVLAAVGGIGLGVAAALRPQSWLDRTLVTTSVLGISVPSFVAAILIAVSFGFYWSHWTGLSLTGQLYETDPFTAERHLVLRNLLLPALALGVRPLAIIMQLTRSSMLDVLSQDYIRTARAKGLSPGRTVWRHALRNALNPVVTAVSGWLASLMAGAFFIEYIFNWKGLGTTTLRAVENLDFPVVMGATLFVAAIFVLVNIAVDMLYALLDPRVRIN, from the coding sequence ATGCTCTCCTTTCTTCTGCGCCGTCTGGGTCAGGGCCTGCTCGTGCTGGTGGGCGTGGCCACCACGGTTTTTTTTCTGTTTAATGTGCTGCCCGGCGACCCCGCCGCCCTGCTGGCGGGCCAGCGCTCGGACGTAGCCACCAAAGCCGCAATTTCGGCCGACCTTGGCCTCGACCAGCCGCTACCGGCGCGCCTGCTGGGCTATCTCAACGATGCTTCGCCGCTGGGCGTGCACCGGCGCGACTCGGCCGGCGTGGCGCGCTACGGCGGCGTGGCCCTGCTGCCGCTGGGCCGGCAGCGCGCCCTCGTACTGAAATGGCCTTACCTGCGGCGCTCGTTTCAGAGCAACCAGGACGTGCTTTCGCTGTTGCTCAACCGCTTTCCGGGTACGCTGTGGCTGGCCGTGGCGGCAATGGTGCTGGCGGCCGTGGGCGGCATCGGGCTGGGCGTGGCGGCCGCGCTGCGGCCGCAGTCGTGGCTCGACCGCACCCTGGTTACCACGTCGGTGCTGGGTATTTCGGTGCCCTCGTTTGTGGCGGCTATTCTTATCGCGGTCAGCTTCGGCTTTTACTGGAGCCACTGGACCGGCCTGAGCCTGACCGGCCAGCTCTACGAAACCGACCCGTTTACGGCCGAGCGCCACCTGGTGCTGCGCAACCTGCTGCTGCCGGCCCTTGCCCTGGGCGTGCGGCCGCTGGCTATCATTATGCAGCTCACGCGCTCCAGTATGCTCGATGTATTAAGCCAGGACTATATTCGCACGGCCCGCGCCAAGGGCCTGAGCCCCGGCCGCACGGTGTGGCGCCACGCCCTGCGCAACGCCCTGAACCCGGTGGTAACGGCCGTATCGGGCTGGTTGGCCTCGCTCATGGCCGGGGCCTTTTTTATTGAATATATCTTCAACTGGAAAGGCCTGGGTACTACCACCTTACGCGCCGTTGAAAACCTCGACTTTCCGGTGGTGATGGGCGCTACCTTGTTCGTGGCCGCCATCTTCGTGCTGGTTAATATTGCCGTCGATATGCTCTATGCGCTGCTCGACCCGCGCGTTAGGATAAATTAA
- a CDS encoding UDP-glucose--hexose-1-phosphate uridylyltransferase, translated as MDLTSQPHRRHNPLLDEWVLVSPHRAKRPWQGQQEKNEVEVRPAYDPTCYLCPGNTRTSGAVNPAYEHQFVFDNDFAALLPAGEPGSFAEGGLLRAEAETGHCRVLCFSPRHDLTLPEMPVAEIRRVVDVWTEEFRTLGADPAINYVQLFENKGFVMGCSNPHPHGQIWSERTVPDLPAKESQTQKAYFEKNGRTLLSDYLAIEEKTKTRFVVENDTWVVLVPFWAVWPFETLVLPRRAVQDLTQLTDPERDGLADILSQLTIRYDNLFEISFPYSAGFHQRPTDGKDYPEWHLHMHFLPPLLRSATVKKFMVGYELLANAQRDITAEQAAERLRALPGVHYKAKA; from the coding sequence ATGGACCTCACCTCGCAGCCCCACCGCCGCCACAACCCGCTGCTCGATGAGTGGGTACTTGTATCGCCGCACCGCGCCAAGCGCCCCTGGCAGGGCCAGCAGGAAAAAAACGAGGTGGAAGTACGCCCCGCCTACGACCCCACCTGCTACCTCTGCCCCGGCAATACCCGCACCAGCGGCGCCGTAAACCCGGCGTATGAGCACCAGTTTGTGTTCGACAACGACTTCGCGGCGCTGCTGCCCGCGGGAGAGCCCGGCTCGTTTGCCGAAGGCGGCCTGCTGCGGGCCGAGGCCGAAACCGGGCATTGCCGCGTGCTGTGCTTTTCGCCCCGCCACGACCTGACGCTGCCCGAGATGCCAGTGGCCGAGATTCGCCGCGTAGTGGACGTATGGACCGAGGAGTTTCGCACGCTCGGGGCCGACCCGGCTATTAATTACGTGCAACTATTTGAAAACAAAGGCTTTGTAATGGGCTGCTCAAACCCGCACCCGCACGGCCAGATTTGGAGCGAGCGGACTGTGCCCGACCTGCCCGCCAAAGAAAGCCAGACTCAGAAAGCGTATTTCGAGAAAAACGGCCGAACGCTGCTCAGCGATTACCTCGCCATTGAGGAGAAAACCAAAACCCGCTTCGTGGTCGAAAATGATACCTGGGTGGTGCTGGTGCCTTTTTGGGCAGTGTGGCCCTTCGAAACGCTGGTGCTGCCACGCCGCGCCGTGCAGGACCTTACCCAGCTTACCGACCCGGAGCGCGACGGGCTAGCCGACATCCTGAGCCAGCTTACCATTCGCTACGACAACCTGTTTGAAATCAGCTTTCCGTACTCGGCCGGCTTTCACCAGCGGCCCACCGATGGCAAAGACTACCCCGAGTGGCACCTGCACATGCACTTTTTGCCGCCGCTGCTGCGCTCGGCCACGGTAAAGAAGTTTATGGTGGGCTACGAGCTGCTGGCCAACGCCCAGCGCGACATCACGGCCGAGCAGGCCGCCGAGCGGCTGCGGGCGCTGCCCGGCGTGCACTATAAGGCGAAGGCCTGA
- a CDS encoding STAS domain-containing protein, with product MNNAFFLLILPSRSLTIHFGSHRQCVGLSLRGSCTSTTDATHLLSTVQQLLERHPTQAWIDTQQLHSLSPLGRQALLRADACCRRAGTEVYWCGMPSPLVKSLQVSGLAHKLKLRPATAFKGPSFLLPERKAIGLSIA from the coding sequence ATGAATAACGCTTTCTTTTTGTTGATTTTGCCCTCTCGGTCGCTTACCATTCATTTTGGTAGCCACCGGCAATGCGTGGGGCTGAGCCTGCGGGGCAGCTGCACCAGCACTACCGATGCCACGCACTTACTCAGCACGGTGCAGCAGCTGCTGGAGCGCCACCCCACCCAGGCCTGGATAGACACGCAGCAGCTGCACTCGCTAAGCCCGCTGGGCAGGCAGGCCCTGCTGCGGGCCGATGCCTGCTGCCGGCGCGCGGGCACCGAAGTATACTGGTGCGGCATGCCTTCACCCCTGGTAAAAAGCCTGCAAGTCAGTGGCCTGGCCCATAAGCTAAAGCTACGCCCAGCCACTGCCTTCAAAGGCCCCAGCTTTTTATTACCCGAGCGAAAAGCGATTGGCTTGTCGATAGCCTAA
- a CDS encoding DUF1599 domain-containing protein, producing MPLTTSAHYDLILSRCRELFLAKTHDYGTAWRILRLPSVTDQLFIKANRIRTIQEAGTQKIADGIDEEFVAIINYCLIALMQLRLPAEAPLDLPPAQVAAAYDHENALNRELLLAKNHDYGEAWRQMRVSSITDLILMKLHRIKQLENIGGAALVSESVEGGYRDMLNYAVFALILRGEAARTDAPA from the coding sequence ATGCCTTTAACTACCTCCGCGCACTACGACCTTATTCTGAGCCGCTGCCGCGAGCTGTTTCTGGCCAAGACCCACGACTATGGCACGGCGTGGCGCATCCTGCGCCTACCGTCGGTCACGGACCAGCTTTTTATCAAGGCCAACCGCATCCGCACGATTCAGGAAGCTGGCACGCAAAAGATTGCCGATGGCATCGACGAGGAGTTTGTTGCCATTATCAACTACTGCCTCATTGCCCTGATGCAGCTGCGTCTGCCCGCCGAGGCGCCCCTGGACTTGCCCCCTGCGCAGGTGGCCGCCGCGTATGACCACGAAAATGCCCTGAACCGCGAGCTGCTGCTGGCCAAAAACCACGACTACGGCGAGGCCTGGCGGCAAATGCGCGTGAGCAGTATTACCGACCTCATTCTGATGAAGCTGCACCGCATCAAGCAGCTCGAAAACATCGGCGGCGCGGCGCTGGTAAGCGAAAGCGTAGAAGGCGGCTACCGCGACATGCTCAACTACGCCGTGTTTGCCCTCATTTTGCGCGGCGAAGCAGCCCGCACCGACGCTCCCGCGTAA
- the galK gene encoding galactokinase: protein MNYSTLSAAFERHFGAAPALVLRAPGRINLIGEHTDYNDGLVLPAAIDKEIRFALRLTGTDRIRLRALDFEASYEVAVADVAPLPGGHWANYQLGVVAGLLKRGVKVPGFDCAFGGDIPSGAGLSSSAAAECGIAWGLNQLLHLGLDTMTLAHLSQTAEHEYAKVMCGLMDQFASLFGRAGHVVELDCRSLEYAYFPLDTTHARLVLCNSGVKHALGDSEYNTRRQECARGVAILQKHKPAIKSLRDATLPDIEAAKAELGEVVEKRCRYVVEENQRVQTLTARLVEGKPLSEVGELLYASHAGLRDLYQVSCAELDVLEELAHHAPGCYGARMMGGGFGGCTLNLVAATEVDKFIAFMTSGYQEKAGRKLDTYVTNLADGVGELRG from the coding sequence ATGAACTACTCCACCCTTTCCGCCGCCTTCGAGCGGCACTTTGGCGCGGCACCGGCCCTGGTGCTGCGCGCCCCCGGCCGCATCAACCTCATCGGGGAGCACACCGACTACAACGATGGCCTGGTACTGCCGGCAGCCATTGATAAGGAAATCCGCTTCGCGCTGCGCCTTACCGGCACCGACCGGATTCGGCTGCGGGCGCTTGATTTCGAGGCCAGCTATGAGGTGGCTGTGGCCGACGTTGCGCCGCTGCCCGGCGGGCACTGGGCCAACTACCAGCTGGGCGTAGTGGCGGGGCTGCTGAAGCGCGGGGTAAAGGTGCCGGGCTTCGACTGCGCCTTTGGCGGCGATATCCCGAGCGGGGCGGGCCTGTCGTCGTCGGCCGCAGCCGAATGCGGCATCGCCTGGGGCCTGAACCAGCTGCTGCATCTAGGCCTGGATACCATGACGCTGGCCCACCTCTCGCAAACGGCCGAGCACGAGTACGCCAAGGTAATGTGCGGGTTAATGGACCAGTTTGCCAGCTTGTTTGGCCGCGCCGGGCACGTAGTGGAGCTCGACTGCCGCTCGCTCGAATACGCTTATTTTCCGCTCGATACCACCCACGCGCGACTGGTGCTCTGCAACTCGGGCGTAAAGCACGCGCTCGGCGACTCGGAGTACAACACCCGCCGCCAGGAATGCGCCAGGGGCGTGGCGATATTGCAAAAGCACAAGCCGGCCATCAAGTCGCTGCGCGACGCGACCCTGCCCGACATTGAGGCCGCCAAAGCTGAGCTGGGCGAAGTAGTTGAAAAGCGCTGCCGCTACGTGGTGGAGGAAAACCAGCGCGTGCAAACCCTCACCGCCCGCTTGGTGGAAGGCAAGCCGCTGTCGGAGGTAGGCGAGCTGCTTTACGCCAGCCACGCCGGCCTGCGCGACCTCTACCAGGTGAGCTGCGCCGAGCTCGATGTGCTCGAAGAGCTGGCCCACCACGCGCCCGGCTGCTACGGCGCCCGTATGATGGGCGGTGGCTTCGGCGGCTGCACTCTCAACCTGGTGGCCGCCACCGAGGTCGATAAGTTTATCGCCTTCATGACCAGCGGCTACCAGGAAAAAGCAGGCCGCAAGCTGGATACGTACGTGACAAACCTCGCCGATGGCGTGGGTGAATTGAGGGGATAA
- the cdaA gene encoding diadenylate cyclase CdaA, which translates to MSLPFPLYFLHVGLADVADVLLVTWMLYQLYKLLRGSVALNVALGLLSLYLVYLVVSALGLGLLTAILGQFMSVGVLASIILFQQEIRRFLLNVGKVAMEGGGPLGWWRRPSGQPTGAPGVGAFVEAAKSLASKETGALICFTLTSDLSAYAESGDRLDAEASKRLLLAIFNKTSPLHDGAVIVAQGRLVAARCILPVSQNPEVPAALGLRHRAALGLTEATDAVVLVVSEETGQMSLVRHGEIYRGLAATELKARLQEWLLAAPQPA; encoded by the coding sequence TTGTCCCTTCCTTTTCCCCTTTACTTTTTACACGTAGGGCTGGCCGACGTAGCCGACGTGCTGCTCGTGACCTGGATGCTGTACCAGCTCTACAAGCTGCTGCGCGGCTCGGTGGCACTCAACGTCGCGCTCGGGCTGCTGAGTCTGTACCTGGTGTACCTGGTGGTAAGCGCGTTGGGACTGGGGCTGCTGACGGCTATTCTGGGGCAGTTTATGAGCGTAGGAGTGCTGGCCAGCATTATTTTATTTCAGCAGGAAATCCGGCGCTTTTTGCTGAATGTGGGGAAAGTAGCGATGGAAGGCGGCGGCCCGCTGGGCTGGTGGCGGCGCCCCAGCGGCCAGCCCACGGGCGCGCCCGGTGTGGGCGCCTTTGTAGAGGCCGCCAAAAGCCTGGCCAGCAAGGAAACCGGCGCCCTCATCTGCTTTACGCTCACTTCCGACCTCAGCGCCTATGCCGAGTCGGGCGACCGCCTCGATGCGGAGGCCAGCAAGCGCTTGCTACTTGCTATATTTAATAAAACCTCGCCCCTGCACGACGGGGCCGTGATAGTAGCGCAAGGCCGGCTGGTAGCGGCCCGCTGCATATTGCCCGTGAGCCAGAACCCCGAGGTGCCCGCCGCGCTGGGCCTGCGCCACCGCGCCGCCCTGGGGCTTACCGAGGCCACCGACGCCGTGGTGCTGGTGGTGAGCGAAGAAACCGGCCAGATGAGCCTCGTGCGCCACGGCGAAATATACCGAGGCCTGGCCGCCACCGAGCTCAAAGCCCGCCTGCAAGAGTGGCTGCTGGCCGCTCCCCAGCCGGCTTAG
- the folP gene encoding dihydropteroate synthase, with translation MLLQNALPQQFTATLKSPHGRLLDLRQPQVMGILNVTPDSFYPGSRLGAGSEAALLHRAELMLAAGAAALDVGGYSSRPGADDISPDEEKSRLLPAVAALRREFPQAFISVDTFRAAVAAEAVATGADLINDIGGGTLDAGMLPTVARLRVPYCLMHLKGTPQTMRSLAHYEDDLVLTLLRFFRDQLAALRQAANGQPLPDVLLDPGFGFAKTPAHNHELLRRLPELHHLGYGLLVGLSRKAMVYKPLGLGPETALNGTTALHVLALQGGARLLRVHDVPEARQTIALVTGA, from the coding sequence ATGTTGCTGCAAAACGCACTGCCCCAGCAGTTCACTGCTACGCTGAAGAGTCCTCACGGCCGGCTGCTCGACCTGCGCCAGCCTCAGGTGATGGGTATTCTCAACGTGACGCCCGACTCATTCTACCCCGGCTCCCGGCTGGGTGCCGGCTCGGAGGCGGCGCTGCTGCACCGCGCTGAGCTGATGCTGGCAGCCGGCGCCGCCGCCCTCGATGTGGGCGGCTACAGCTCGCGGCCGGGCGCCGACGACATCAGCCCCGATGAAGAAAAAAGCCGCCTGCTGCCCGCGGTAGCGGCCCTGCGGCGCGAGTTTCCGCAGGCTTTTATCAGCGTCGATACCTTCCGGGCTGCCGTAGCCGCCGAGGCCGTGGCCACCGGTGCCGACCTGATAAATGACATTGGCGGCGGCACCCTCGATGCCGGCATGCTGCCCACGGTGGCCCGCCTGCGGGTGCCCTACTGCCTTATGCACCTGAAGGGCACGCCCCAAACCATGCGTAGCCTGGCGCACTACGAAGACGACCTGGTGCTGACGCTGCTGCGCTTTTTCCGCGACCAGCTCGCGGCCCTGCGCCAAGCGGCCAATGGCCAGCCCTTGCCCGACGTCCTGCTCGACCCCGGCTTCGGCTTTGCCAAAACGCCGGCCCACAACCACGAGCTGCTGCGCCGCCTGCCCGAGCTGCACCACCTGGGCTACGGTTTGCTGGTGGGCCTCTCGCGCAAGGCCATGGTGTATAAGCCGCTGGGCCTCGGCCCCGAAACTGCTCTCAATGGCACTACCGCCCTGCACGTGCTGGCCCTGCAGGGCGGGGCCCGGCTACTGCGCGTGCACGATGTGCCCGAGGCGCGGCAAACCATTGCGCTGGTAACGGGCGCGTAA
- a CDS encoding sterol desaturase family protein yields the protein MEMNTVTDRPARPAAAPVRPKHKGSAQLFKNPVLERLSHTHIALPVSIFVLTALISLYYGFTHGFLSGVSALGLFLGGWFLFSFVEYLVHRYVYHIPATTPGRAKFQYTMHGVHHEYPKDETRLAMPPIITVFVASLLFFIFRVVFGTWAFGILAGFTFGYALYLFVHYAIHVYAPPKNFLKVWWTHHAQHHYRQDEIAFGVSSTLWDHIIGTMPTKRSEQG from the coding sequence ATGGAGATGAACACTGTTACCGACCGGCCCGCTAGGCCGGCTGCTGCGCCGGTTCGACCCAAGCATAAAGGCTCGGCTCAACTGTTTAAAAACCCGGTGCTGGAGCGGCTTTCGCACACCCACATCGCGCTGCCGGTCAGCATTTTCGTCCTGACGGCGCTTATCAGCCTGTACTACGGCTTCACGCACGGCTTTTTGTCGGGCGTGTCGGCACTGGGGCTGTTTCTGGGCGGCTGGTTTCTGTTCAGCTTCGTTGAGTACCTGGTGCACCGCTACGTGTACCACATTCCAGCCACCACGCCGGGGCGGGCCAAGTTTCAGTACACCATGCACGGCGTGCATCATGAGTACCCTAAAGATGAAACCCGTCTGGCCATGCCGCCCATTATCACGGTGTTCGTAGCCTCACTGCTGTTCTTTATTTTCCGGGTTGTCTTCGGCACCTGGGCTTTCGGTATTCTGGCCGGCTTCACGTTTGGCTACGCACTGTATCTGTTTGTGCACTACGCCATTCACGTATACGCTCCCCCGAAAAACTTCCTCAAGGTGTGGTGGACGCACCACGCCCAGCACCACTACCGCCAGGATGAGATTGCCTTCGGCGTAAGCAGCACGCTCTGGGACCACATCATCGGCACCATGCCGACCAAAAGGTCGGAGCAAGGCTAA